One segment of Trypanosoma brucei brucei TREU927 chromosome 8, complete sequence DNA contains the following:
- a CDS encoding hypothetical protein (Gene within a repeat region, may contain misassembly.) yields MTRFTCFTAVVLLCMPFAVGKNNNLTLEQTVTLCNALKQFRGLKDAVRDLKYWITTESLKISNAKTRSDEQLRRVKEPAQATTKAKALEKRARVLAANVTEAVKKAEIVILESDVDAGVLGTISSAYVPSLEGALKKLGNEGGTVEVKGVAKSCNKTTKNVTVESLIHALDDMLQYFPAKSIKRLKEATRDASNKLHKLEGAAQSLVEIKINAEYTEFRVREAVTKAVSAYGKRYNLTLQQTQALCIAAEQYRALPIFVSNIEEISKTMAQKAADAKIRSDNVVQLAEEANEDGKGKLLSQRVRETVNEIAEAAEAAEKAYRALTGHSVYMKSVAAAYAGSLEKTLLSISQYAASQATRKAAEACRETAEVVTPKSLEDTKNGLFHSIPAQSSKRLKKDTAKLIESLTILHREYKQLNAAMQYAQAAELKLNRETDYSPTTTPIAFASFLVCLLGTGLL; encoded by the coding sequence ATGACGCGATTCACCTGTTTCACAGCAGTTGTACTCCTGTGCATGCCATTTGCTGTTGGTAAGAACAATAATCTTACACTTGAGCAAACTGTTACATTGTGTAATGCTCTGAAGCAGTTCAGGGGACTGAAAGATGCCGTCCGTGACCTAAAATATTGGATAACTACCGAATCATTGAAGATATCGAATGCCAAGACTCGGAGTGATGAACAGTTGAGGCGTGTTAAAGAGCCCGCTCAGGCGACCACAAAGGCTAAGGCTCTAGAAAAACGAGCCAGAGTTCTTGCTGCCAACGTTACTGAGGCCGTTAAAAAAGCGGAAATTGTGATTTTGGAATCTGATGTTGATGCCGGAGTTCTTGGAACCATCAGTAGCGCCTACGTACCCTCGCTTGAGGGTGCATTGAAGAAGTTAGGGAACGAAGGAGGAACTGTAGAGGTGAAAGGGGTTGCAAAATCATGCAACAAAACCACTAAAAATGTGACCGTTGAATCTCTAATACATGCGCTGGACGATATGTTGCAATATTTCCCTGCGAAGTCGATTAAGAGGTTGAAGGAAGCTACCCGCGACGCTTCCAACAAACTCCACAAACTCGAGGGCGCAGCCCAATCCCTTGtcgaaataaaaataaatgcgGAATATACTGAGTTTAGGGTTCGGGAAGCTGTTACAAAAGCTGTGTCTGCATACGGAAAGAGGTACAATCTCACACTACAACAGACACAAGCATTGTGTATTGCCGCTGAACAGTACAGGGCACTACCCATTTTTGTCAGCAACATTGAAGAAATTTCCAAGACCATGGCCCAAAAGGCTGCTGATGCTAAAATAAGGAGTGATAATGTTGTTCAGCTCGCGGAAGAGGCAAATGAGGATGGCAAAGGCAAGCTCTTGTCGCAGCGGGTGAGGGAGACTGTTAATGAAATTGCGGAAGCTGCCGAGGCGGCGGAAAAAGCGTATCGAGCTTTAACAGGTCACTCGGTTTATATGAAATCTGTTGCAGCCGCATATGCAGGTTCCCTTGAAAAAACACTCTTGTCGATTTCTCAATACGCCGCCTCACAAGCAACAAGGAAGGCTGCTGAGGCATGCAGAGAGACGGCCGAGGTTGTAACACCTAAATCTCTGGAGGACACAAAAAATGGGCTTTTCCACAGCATTCCCGCCCAATCTTCCAAAAGACTAAAAAAAGATACGGCGAAATTGATCGAAAGTCTTACTATTCTCCACAGGGAATACAAACAACTCAATGCCGCGATGCAGTACGCTCAAGCTGCCGAATTAAAATTAAACCGAGAGACCGACTACTCTCCTACTACTACACCCATAGCATTTGCGTCTTTTCTGGTGTGTTTGCTAGGAACTGGTCTTTTGTAG
- a CDS encoding phosphoacetylglucosamine mutase, putative, producing the protein MVLQAAVADAICAAVAKYPLLHDARVDPMPYGTSGFRTIGTLLPPVASRVVYVAVLRVWWAIKKGNFGGLNGCSVGCMVTASHNPCGDNGLKLIDVDGGMLETSWETTCTQAANASTGEELLKVLNDCINLHGLEQPKPEDVKIRCPFGAVHLSRDTRPTGVDILSAIFSSLQAIGVTYADHGVLTTPQLHYLVGRANREQLTGPGAMKPADFTSALYAKEVFGSLGELLRFVTEGNGGTNPRQRQKIVIDAASGVGAVALKSLLKCAQEVTSGVFEEFFDVTVLHDNVDDINALNYMCGADYTQKAQYPSNDTKEWAAAYEKRRSDKNEEVHYYSLDGDADRVVAFFHDRETGEDVWRLLDGDRISILYALSVREWIGGEALKLLDVGVVQTAYANGASTDYIQRGLGLRTYSSQTGVKNLHPIAHKCDIGAYFESNGHGTILLNGDAIDAKVPSLPSKTRHVLSLLPRLISQVCGDAIANVFACELILLAHKMSFDSWLRLYTDIPSTQLKVKVKNPKVITNTQDERRALTPPGLQEAIDAAVAAANEATPSSATVARAFARPSGTEPIVRVYAEAATHAVSSKLANDVEEIVRRFCGGA; encoded by the coding sequence ATGGTGCTGCAGGCTGCGGTTGCGGATGCGATTTGTGCCGCGGTTGCGAAGTACCCGCTGCTGCACGATGCTCGCGTGGACCCCATGCCATACGGCACATCGGGGTTCCGTACAATTGGCACGTTATTGCCCCCAGTGGCCTCTCGTGTTGTTTATGTTGCGGTCCTTCGAGTGTGGTGGGCcatcaaaaaagggaattttGGCGGGTTGAACGGTTGCTCGGTTGGCTGCATGGTCACGGCGTCTCATAACCCTTGTGGGGACAATGGTCTTAAGCTGATTGATGTGGATGGTGGCATGCTGGAGACTTCATGGGAGACCACATGCACTCAGGCGGCCAACGCCTCCACAGGTGAGGAACTTTTGAAAGTTTTGAATGATTGTATCAATTTGCACGGCCTTGAACAACCAAAACCGGAGGATGTGAAGATTCGCTGCCCGTTTGGTGCGGTTCACCTATCGAGGGATACACGCCCAACAGGTGTGGACATTTTGAGCGccatattttcctctttacaGGCGATCGGTGTGACCTATGCTGATCATGGTGTGCTTACTACTCCTCAGTTGCACTATTTGGTTGGACGAGCAAACAGGGAGCAACTTACGGGGCCTGGAGCAATGAAACCCGCTGACTTCACCTCGGCGCTATACGCAAAAGAGGTTTTTGGTTCATTAGGGGAGTTGCTGCGGTTTGTGACGGAGGGAAATGGGGGTACAAATCCGCGGCAACGGCAAAAGATTGTGATCGACGCCGCCAGTGGCGTTGGTGCTGTTGCCCTCAAGTCACTTCTCAAATGTGCTCAGGAGGTGACCTCAGGTGTCTTCGAGGAGTTCTTTGACGTGACTGTTCTACATGATAACGTCGACGATATCAACGCCCTCAACTACATGTGTGGTGCTGACTACACTCAGAAGGCACAATACCCTTCGAACGATACGAAGGAATGGGCTGCGGCTTATGAAAAACGAAGATCAGATAAGAATGAGGAGGTGCATTACTACTCCCTCGATGGGGATGCCGACCGTGTTGTGGCTTTTTTTCACGACAGGGAAACTGGCGAGGATGTTTGGCGTCTACTAGACGGGGACCGTATTTCCATTCTTTACGCGCTTTCCGTCCGTGAGTGGATTGGTGGTGAGGCACTGAAGTTGTTGGACGTTGGAGTGGTACAAACGGCGTACGCCAACGGCGCATCGACAGACTACATCCAACGTGGGCTTGGGCTGCGGACATATTCATCCCAAACTGGAGTGAAAAACCTACATCCGATAGCACATAAATGCGACATTGGTGCGTACTTTGAATCCAACGGCCACGGTACTATTCTTCTTAATGGGGATGCGATTGACGCGAAGGTCCCCTCCCTTCCATCGAAAACACGACACGTGCTTTCACTGCTCCCAAGGCTCATTTCTCAAGTTTGCGGGGATGCGATTGCCAACGTCTTTGCTTGCGAATTGATACTGTTGGCTCACAAAATGAGCTTCGACTCGTGGCTCCGTTTGTACACTGACATCCCATCGACTCAGCTTAAAGTGAAAGTGAAGAATCCCAAAGTgataacaaacacacaagatGAAAGACGGGCCCTAACTCCACCAGGGTTGCAGGAGGCCATTGACGCCGCGGTTGCGGCTGCCAATGAAGCAACTCCCTCATCTGCAACGGTTGCAAGGGCGTTTGCGCGTCCCAGTGGCACTGAGCCtattgtgcgtgtgtatgcAGAGGCCGCAACTCACGCTGTATCCTCTAAGCTTGCCAACGACGTGGAGGAAATTGTGAGGCGTTTCTGCGGTGGAGCGTAG
- a CDS encoding RNA-binding protein, putative gives MSTGDPTVPLEEEAISAEKCTRFFIGGLHRQITPQDVEEYFSNFGDVMTFILKRDPSGNSRGFGWVVFNSPPTGVQRPEPHYLKGVKLTVEPALANVRTDRVRRVPGGGSSIPGRRRERSLSDSSSVSSRNSSLSTGDPRDGVRRPRLYDRHVEGSRLPAFGAVASRLPPLPSEAFVQPPQIQATTFELAAPAPSRDAPAASASETYLCIPLSLCPPEFSNDPRTFCAKLDQSRVGGLSIIPSPSIAQVGPAPHSVPIPQGLPGGTVMVPQHSRSQPVRSGGGGGGRHPKSSGSHHSIPPPLPQPAPPNYDSVMRHNS, from the coding sequence ATGAGCACGGGTGATCCAACTGTTCCACTCGAGGAGGAGGCCATCAGCGCCGAAAAATGTACTCGTTTTTTCATTGGTGGACTTCACAGACAAATAACCCCTCAGGATGTGGAGGAATACTTCTCTAACTTTGGTGATGTGATGACCTTCATTCTAAAGCGAGATCCCAGTGGAAACTCTCGCGGTTTCGGATGGGTGGTATTCAACTCACCACCGACCGGTGTCCAACGGCCAGAGCCTCACTATCTGAAGGGTGTTAAACTCACTGTAGAGCCGGCGTTGGCAAATGTTAGGACAGACAGAGTCAGAAGGGTCCCAGGTGGTGGCTCTTCCATCCCCGGCCGTCGCCGCGAGCGCTCGCTTTCTgattcatcttctgtttcttcGAGAAACTCCTCTTTGTCCACTGGTGATCCACGTGACGGTGTCCGTCGCCCGCGTCTTTACGACCGCCACGTGGAAGGTTCACGCCTTCCCGCTTTTGGAGCGGTTGCTTCGCGTCTCCCGCCATTGCCGTCCGAGGCATTTGTACAACCTCCTCAGATTCAGGCAACTACATTTGAGTTAGCAGCTCCAGCACCCAGCAGAGACGCACCAGCAGCATCCGCGAGTGAGACGTATTTGTGTATTCCCTTGTCGTTATGCCCTCCTGAGTTTTCGAATGACCCTCGTACGTTTTGCGCCAAACTGGACCAGAGCCGTGTTGGTGGCCTTAGTATTATTCCTTCACCATCCATTGCTCAGGTGGGGCCTGCGCCTCACTCTGTTCCAATCCCTCAGGGCCTTCCAGGAGGTACGGTGATGGTGCCCCAACATTCTCGCAGCCAACCAGTGAGatcaggaggaggaggagggggaagacaTCCCAAAAGCAGCGGTAGTCACCACTCAATACCTCCACCGTTACCACAACCGGCACCTCCAAACTATGATTCCGTGATGCGTCACAATTCATAG
- a CDS encoding chaperone protein DNAJ, putative, with product MSYGKWAGVYSPHFLMSHVTMCRRVAHILWRRPSCSPQRSRSDTESPFGYVETLVSRPRAYARSTPLMTSAALLRSGLTARTGIRFATLPPAWPQVTARRFASAGQRAPTYDEVRDACSVLGVDVDSDPKHLKKIYRGLVQKHHPDAGGDAAAMSRITVAYNRLKDLSKLEREQFKAQQATYRGGSYHYSSRAGSSGNGTPSYDTSGRYAAQGSHDAGTSYDYRGASNADYFKQTANPRRGFYTYKQSDRSFTDNPFSTSNPFSMHAQVRRAWNMPMSSILLRAIVAYLGICVLFLLAYRRYRDWMHDDGWKMAESFARHERLAELQRLRQEMNDRIQSSREAAAAERLDAQRYSLARGFGGQSGTDYNVVTTSKERELRALERARRQRIENNTIARGWPFIPEEKGRLVVRAHHPPGVVFFEPSRREEQLRQLTNMQRGRAWSDANQSLAEGAAVNPQSVVSDELNAVRAIRTILNGIHDGGQAENRVL from the coding sequence ATGAGTTATGGCAAGTGGGCTGGCGTCTATTCGCCACATTTTCTTATGAGTCATGTAACTATGTGTCGGAGGGTAGCGCATATCTTGTGGAGGAGGCCTTCGTGCTCTCCACAGCGCAGTCGAAGCGACACCGAGTCGCCATTTGGATATGTTGAGACTTTAGTGTCACGTCCACGTGCATATGCTCGCAGCACGCCACTAATGACTTCTGCCGCGCTCCTCCGCTCAGGCTTGACGGCTCGAACCGGCATTCGCTTCGCAACtctgccgcctgcatggccGCAGGTGACCGCGCGTCGTTTTGCATCGGCTGGGCAACGTGCCCCGACATATGACGAAGTGAGGGATGCATGCTCCGTGCTAGGGGTTGATGTGGATAGTGACCCAAAACATTTGAAGAAGATTTACCGTGGCCTCGTCCAGAAGCACCACCCTGACGCCGGTGGTGATGCGGCCGCAATGAGCCGCATAACCGTGGCATATAATCGGTTAAAGGATCTTTCCAAGCTAGAGCGGGAGCAATTCAAGGCTCAGCAAGCGACTTATCGAGGCGGTAGTTACCACTACAGTAGCCGCGCAGGTAGCAGTGGTAATGGAACTCCTTCTTACGATACCTCTGGTCGGTACGCCGCGCAGGGTTCGCACGATGCAGGCACCAGTTACGACTATCGCGGCGCTTCGAACGCAGACTATTTCAAGCAGACCGCTAACCCCCGGCGAGGCTTCTATACGTACAAGCAAAGTGACCGTAGCTTCACAGATAATCCCTTCTCGACCTCGAACCCCTTTTCGATGCACGCCCAGGTACGACGGGCATGGAACATGCCGATGAGTTCCATTCTTCTTCGTGCCATTGTAGCTTACCTCGGCATATGTGTACTTTTCCTTCTGGCGTACAGGCGGTATCGTGATTGGATGCATGACGATGGGTGGAAGATGGCGGAGAGTTTCGCGCGGCACGAACGTCTTGCGGAGTTGCAGCGACTGCGCCAAGAAATGAACGACCGAATTCAGTCCAGTCGCGAGGCCGCCGCTGCCGAGCGTCTTGATGCTCAGCGGTACTCGCTTGCGAGGGGTTTCGGCGGCCAAAGCGGCACCGATTACAACGTTGTCACCACTTCCAAGGAACGGGAGCTGCGTGCTCTGGAGCGAGCACGACGCCAGCGTATTGAGAACAATACGATAGCAAGGGGCTGGCCCTTCATCCCTGAGGAAAAAGGGCGGCTAGTCGTCCGGGCGCACCATCCGCCAGGGGTTGTCTTCTTTGAGCCGAGCCGGAGGGAGGAACAACTGCGGCAGCTGACTAATATGCAGAGAGGCCGCGCGTGGAGTGATGCTAATCAGAGCCTCGCGGAGGGAGCTGCTGTGAATCCCcagagtgttgtaagtgacGAGCTCAATGCTGTTCGGGCCATAAGGACCATTCTTAATGGTATACACGACGGCGGACAAGCTGAGAACCGGGTGTTGTAA
- a CDS encoding 6-phosphofructo-2-kinase/fructose-2,6-biphosphatase, putative has product MTEAPKPQTTSEAEVLMELSERNAMNKGNRYSRGGCCSEVDASCPLDASQRMLVVKKLLHGPIRPFHKWKWRKINLQRRAEIAKTSAHTVVGVSGEQNGEEPGVDRGDADTVSKSIASLNSPAVDFQNDVDLCVGEGSHVAGASQVSSTPLYSPAVSASPPLDNYTGPLSYQGPVHFDDKTHSYTTTLCVIMVGLPARGKTFLAHKVCRLLGWHGHRAKVLNVQVAWRRLLMNYYNGQGDESRSERSRLKEKDPVYVRAEHFHALVSDSNSVERRLYRCVLQQYAHDAQNFYAEGGEVLVLNDDFPTEELRDEAEGLFSPLCTQTFFVEVVRSNKFNKTFDEFKVRDVMEYHSSVKLNDAKRDFERRVDYLKSVYTSVGAASCCANQSNSKTGDNSACTMLEEKVAKQRGTKRYVRVNNFHEVEVCGVMGYIASRIVSFVMNVTQLKVQHPIYFVRNGMSVYHCEDRIGGDSPLSPEGEQDTIELLEFVASLTQYVEQERNDTDSCVCETAHTAGDGDGRVREGSGTCASTDTHSAYGFPDSPQRVVIWTSQLYRAIQTVEKCEQLLGIKTTRCHSLNELYAGVCENLTHAELREQCPLMQELRNCNKFSFRYPKGESYKDLVQRLEPVIMELENTDRVVVIVAHRAVLRALLTYFGSISAESCMWLDVPYRTVWKCTYDSKGMTSLEELRFDEQDEAAPVE; this is encoded by the coding sequence ATGACGGAGGCTCCTAAGCCCCAGACAACTTCTGAGGCCGAGGTGCTGATGGAGTTGAGTGAGCGCAATGCCATGAACAAGGGTAACAGATATAGTCGCGGAGGTTGTTGCAGTGAGGTCGATGCCTCGTGTCCGTTGGATGCGTCACAGCGCATGTTGGTTGTGAAAAAATTGCTTCACGGCCCTATTCGCCCCTTTCACAAGTGGAAATGGCGAAAGATTAACCTGCAGAGGAGGGCAGAAATAGCTAAAACGTCCGCCCACACTGTGGTCGGGGTCTCCGGTGAACAAAACGGTGAAGAACCGGGGGTGGATCGTGGGGATGCGGACACGGTCTCCAAGTCTATTGCTTCCCTTAATTCTCCCGCGGTGGACTTTCAAAACGACGTTGATTTGTGTGTCGGAGAGGGCTCACATGTTGCAGGTGCATCACAGGTCAGCTCCACCCCTCTTTACTCACCCGCTGTTAGCGCTTCCCCACCACTGGACAACTATACCGGACCGTTATCTTACCAAGGCCCAGTACACTTTGATGATAAGACACATTCCTATACGACTACGTTGTGTGTCATCATGGTGGGTTTACCAGCACGCGGTAAAACGTTTCTTGCGCACAAGGTTTGCCGACTACTGGGGTGGCATGGTCACCGTGCAAAGGTTCTAAACGTTCAGGTTGCTTGGCGACGGTTGCTGATGAATTACTATAACGGGCAAGGAGATGAATCACGGTCTGAACGGAGCAggctgaaggaaaaggacccGGTTTACGTTCGGGCGGAGCACTTCCATGCGCTTGTAAGTGATTCGAACAGCGTTGAGCGGAGGCTCTACCGTTGCGTTCTGCAGCAGTATGCTCATGACGCCCAGAACTTCTACGCCGAAGGCGGTGAAGTGCTTGTGCTCAATGATGACTTCCCTACGGAAGAGTTGCGTGACGAAGCCGAAGGTCTATTTTCCCCACTTTGTACACAGACGTTCTTCGTAGAGGTGGTGCGAAGCAACAAATTTAACAAAACATTTGATGAATTTAAGGTGAGGGATGTAATGGAATATCACTCAAGTGTAAAACTGAACGATGCAAAAAGAGATTTTGAGCGGCGTGTGGATTACCTGAAGAGTGTGTACACGTCTGTCGGCGCTGCCTCATGCTGTGCGAACCAGTCGAACTCGAAAACTGGCGACAATAGTGCTTGCACCATGTTGGAGGAGAAGGTTGCTAAGCAGAGGGGCACCAAGCGGTACGTGAGGGTAAATAACTTCCACGAAGTGGAGGTGTGTGGTGTGATGGGATACATCGCTAGTCGCATTGTTTCGTTTGTTATGAACGTCACTCAACTGAAGGTTCAACACCCTATTTACTTTGTTCGTAATGGTATGTCTGTTTACCATTGCGAGGATCGAATCGGTGGCGACTCGCCGCTTTCTCCAGAGGGAGAGCAGGATACTATTGAGTTGCTTGAGTTTGTTGCTTCCTTGACGCAGTACGTGGAGCAAGAGAGGAATGATACAGATTCCTGCGTTTGCGAAACTGCGCATACGGCTGGTGATGGAGATGGTCGGGTGCGGGAAGGGAGTGGAACGTGTGCAAGCACCGATACTCATAGTGCTTACGGGTTTCCCGACAGCCCGCAACGTGTCGTGATATGGACGAGTCAACTATATCGCGCAATTCAAACCGTAGAGAAGTGTGAGCAGTTGCTTGGGATTAAGACAACACGGTGCCACAGCCTGAACGAATTGTATGCCGGTGTCTGCGAGAATTTGACGCACGCGGAACTTCGTGAGCAGTGCCCACTGATGCAGGAGCTCCGCAATTGCAACAAATTTAGCTTTCGTTATCCCAAGGGTGAAAGCTACAAGGACCTTGTACAACGCCTTGAGCCCGTCATCATGGAACTTGAGAACACAGACCgcgttgttgttattgttgcgcACCGTGCTGTGCTACGCGCCCTACTGACGTACTTTGGGAGTATTTCTGCAGAGAGTTGCATGTGGTTGGATGTACCGTATCGTACCGTGTGGAAGTGTACATACGATAGCAAAGGCATGACTTCGCTGGAGGAACTGCGTTTTGACGAGCAGGATGAAGCTGCACCGGTGGAATGA
- a CDS encoding chaperone protein DNAJ, putative, with amino-acid sequence MRTEGLRRALISDVAARWYVFQRRFLSTSTAHLVEEIRQALRVLSLSDSASDAEVRDRFQSLAKSNHPDVLQGGTEESSVAEDKMRRGVEAYKLLRRFTEAERHALLKQRVQQEEETERGRRVYEGVAGRKGEGSRATFEFNKFEQRRREMRNEAPPWKVDNHPPRNQRRSFLFYVLGGAATDARVSAAEILREYRRTGHLAGGRFRDCCAGSFGSRAPSGLFGANADEWARTRQRAERAQIVSAAFGRHIVAGVFAVTVFLLICMIFVAVKKHYAARGLYTNSESFSKRELR; translated from the coding sequence ATGCGGACAGAGGGCCTCCGCAGGGCTCTCATAAGCGATGTTGCTGCTCGCTGGTATGTCTTCCAACGTCGTTTTCTCTCAACATCGACCGCTCATTTGGTAGAGGAAATTAGACAGGCGCTACGAGTCCTTTCACTCTCCGATAGTGCCAGTGACGCCGAGGTAAGGGATCGCTTTCAATCATTGGCTAAGAGTAACCATCCTGATGTCTTGCAAGGTGGCACCGAGGAGTCGTCAGTTGCCGAGGACAAAATGCGCCGCGGGGTAGAGGCGTATAAGTTGCTGCGCCGATTCACTGAGGCGGAACGACATGCCCTTTTAAAGCAAAGAGTACagcaggaagaggaaacagaGCGAGGGCGGAGAGTATACGAAGGTGTGGCTGGCCGAAAGGGCGAAGGGAGCAGAGCTACATTTGAGTTCAACAAATTTGAGCAGCGTCGGCGTGAGATGAGGAACGAGGCCCCACCGTGGAAGGTGGACAACCACCCACCAAGAAATCAAAGGCggtcctttttgttttatgttttaggTGGCGCGGCAACGGACGCACGAGTCTCCGCTGCTGAAATACTCCGCGAGTACAGGCGTACAGGTCACCTGGCTGGTGGTCGATTTAGGGACTGTTGTGCTGGCAGTTTTGGGTCTCGTGCACCATCGGGGTTGTTTGGTGCCAATGCTGACGAATGGGCGAGGACCAGGCAGCGGGCAGAGCGGGCGCAGATTGTCAGTGCGGCGTTTGGCCGCCATATAGTCGCTGGTGTTTTTGCCGTCACCGTCTTTTTGCTTATTTGTATGATTTTTgtggcagtgaagaaacactACGCCGCGCGGGGCCTCTACACCAATTCTGAGTCTTTTTCCAAACGTGAATTGAGGTGA